A DNA window from Etheostoma spectabile isolate EspeVRDwgs_2016 chromosome 22, UIUC_Espe_1.0, whole genome shotgun sequence contains the following coding sequences:
- the pabpn1 gene encoding polyadenylate-binding protein 2 isoform X2, with translation MAEFGNGLAEESLLDSDAGHPELEDPGVGDEEPGLEEGEAAIEDPELEAIKARVREMEEEAEKLKELQNEVEKQMNLSPPPVGPVIMSIEEKMEADGRSIYVGNVDYGATAEELEAHFHGCGSVNRVTILCDKYTGHPKGFAYIEFADKESVRTAMALDESLFRGRQIKVGAKRTNRPGISTTDRGFPRARFRSRGGSFSSRARYYSGYTPPRGRGRAFRGRGRTTSWYSPY, from the exons ATGGCGGAGTTCGGTAACGGACTGGCGGAGGAATCCCTACTAGATTCAGACGCTGGACATCCCGAACTGGAAGACCCGGGTGTCGGTGACGAAGAACCGGGTTTAGAAGAGGGAGAGGCCGCAATTGAAGACCCG GAGCTGGAGGCAATCAAAGCCCGggtgagagagatggaggaagaggcagagaagCTGAAGGAGCTCCAGAACGAGGTGGAGAAACAGATGAATCTCAGCCCCCCACCAG TCGGCCCTGTCATCATGTCCATCGAGGAAAAGATGGAAGCAGATGGCAGATCTATTTATGTCGGAAAC GTGGACTATGGTGCCACGGCAGAAGAGCTGGAGGCCCACTTTCATGGCTGCGGTTCAGTAAACAGAGTCACCATTCTATGTGACAAATACACAGGGCATCCCAAAGG GTTTGCCTATATTGAGTTTGCAGACAAAGAGTCTGTTAGGACAGCCATGGCTTTGGACGAGTCCCTTTTCAGAGGAAGGCAGATAAAG GTGGGCGCTAAGAGAACAAACAGACCAGGCATCAGCACCACAGACCGCGGCTTTCCACGGGCTCGATTTCGGTCACGGGGAGGAAGCTTCTCTTCACGTGCACGCTACTACAGCGGCTACACACCACCCAGAGGCAGAGGACGGGCCTTCAG